One genomic window of Mustela erminea isolate mMusErm1 chromosome 13, mMusErm1.Pri, whole genome shotgun sequence includes the following:
- the THAP7 gene encoding THAP domain-containing protein 7, translated as MPRHCSAAGCCTRDTRETRNRGISFHRLPKKDNPRRGLWLANCQRLDPSGQGLWDPASEYIYFCSKHFEENCFELVGISGYHRLKEGAVPTIFESFSKLRRTTKTKGHSYPPGPPDVSRLRRCRKRCSEGRGPTTPFSPPPPADVTCFPVEEASAPAALPASPTGRLEAGLSSPFSDLLGPLGAQADEAGCSAQPSPEREPERQPSPLEPRPVSPSAYMLRLPPPAGAYIQNEHSYQVGSALLWKRRAEAALDALDKAQRQLQACKRREQRLRLRLSKLQQERAREKRAQADARQTLKEHVQDFAMQLSSSMA; from the exons ATGCCGCGTCACTGCTCCGCCGCCGGCTGCTGCACACGGGACACGCGCGAGACGCGCAACCGCGGCATCTCTTTCCACAG ACTTCCCAAGAAGGACAACCCGCGGCGAGGCTTGTGGCTGGCCAACTGCCAGCGGCTGGACCCCAGTGGCCAGGGCCTGTGGGACCCGGCTTCCGAGTACATCTACTTCTGCTCCAAACACTTCGAGGAAAACTGCTTTGAGCTGGTGGGAATCAG CGGGTATCACAGGCTGAAGGAGGGGGCAGTTCCCACAATATTTGAGTCTTTCTCCAAGTTGCGCCGGACAACCAAGACCAAGGGGCACAGTTACCCACCTGGCCCCCCCGACGTCAGCCGACTCCGGCGATGCAGGAAGCG ctGCTCTGAGGGCCGAGGGCCCACGACTCCATTTTCTCCACCTCCCCCTGCTGATGTCACCTGCTTTCCTGTGGAAGAGGCTTCGGCCCCTGCTGCTTTGCCTGCCTCCCCTActgggaggctggaggctggtCTCAGCAGCCCCTTCTCAGacctcctggggcccctgggtgcccAGGCAGATGAAGCAGGCTGCAGCGCCCAGCCCTCACCGGAGCGGGAACCAGAGAGACAGCCATCCCCACTCGAGCCGCGGCCCGTCTCACCCTCGGCCTATATGCTGCGCCTCCCACCCCCGGCTGGCGCCTACATCCAGAACGAGCACAGCTACCAGGTGGGCAGCGCCCTGCTCTGGAAGCGGCGGGCTGAGGCCGCACTTGATGCCCTGGACAAGGCCCAGCGCCAGTTGCAGGCCTGCAAGCGGCGAGAGCAGCGCCTGCGGCTACGGCTCAGCAAACTGCAGCAGGAGCGGGCACGGGAGAAGCGGGCACAGGCAGATGCCCGCCAGACTCTGAAGGAGCATGTGCAGGACTTTGCTATGCAGCTGAGCAGCAGCATGGCATGA